The proteins below are encoded in one region of Triticum aestivum cultivar Chinese Spring chromosome 1B, IWGSC CS RefSeq v2.1, whole genome shotgun sequence:
- the LOC123134745 gene encoding protein YIP4b translates to MSHAQPQGDTIPLHPSSAQSDMDEIESLIHAAPTAAAVLPARPPSPPRASIPVANIPPVPPPASFRPQPPPTFSPAPLPSASVAIPIGADGFGSPANTLTEPVWDTVKRDLTRIVSNLKLVVFPNPYREDPGKALRDWDLWGPFFFIVFLGLTLSWSASVRKSEVFAVAFAVLAAGAIILTLNVLLLGGQIIFFQSLSLLGYCLFPMDVGALICLLKDNDMLKIIVVAVTLAWSSWAAYPFMSTAVNPRRKALALYPVFLMYVSISFLIIAIN, encoded by the exons ATGTCGCACGCACAGCCCCAGGGCGACACCATCCCGCTCCACCCGTCGTCGGCGCAGTCCGACATGGACGAGATCGAGAGCCTCATCCACGCCGCCCCCACCGCCGCCGCTGTCCTCCCCGCGCGGCCGCCCTCCCCTCCGCGCGCGTCCATCCCCGTCGCCAACATCCCTCCCGTGCCCCCTCCGGCCAGCTTCCGGCCCCAGCCGCCCCCCACCTTCTCCCCCGCGCCGCTCCCCTCCGCCTCCGTCGCCATCCCCATCGGCGCGGACGGGTTCGGGAGCCCCGCCAACACGCTCACGGAGCCCGTCTGGGACACCGTCAAGCGCGACCTCACCCGCATCGTCAGCAACCTCAAGCTCGTCGTTTTCCCCAACCCCTACCGCGAGGACCCAGGCAAGGCGCTCCGGGACTGGGATCTctggggccccttcttcttcatcgtcttcctcgGCCTCACCCTCTCATGGTCGGCCTCAGTCAGGAAG TCCGAAGTATTTGCTGTCGCGTTTGCCGTACTGGCTGCCGGTGCTATAATCCTCACGCTGAATGTGCTGCTTCTG GGCGGCCAAATCATCTTCTTCCAAAGCCTGAGTCTTCTTGGATACTGCTTGTTCCCCATGGACGTGGGAGCTCTGATTTGCCTGCTGAAGGACAACGACATGCTAAAAATCATTGTAGTGGCAGTAACATTAGCATGGAGCTCCTGGGCCGCGTATCCATTCATGAGCACCGCCGTGAACCCAAGGAGGAAGGCCCTGGCGCTGTACCCCGTCTTCCTCATGTATGTCTCCATTAGCTTCCTCATAATCGCGATAAACTGA